AAACAAAAAAAACAGGTTTCAAAAGATGCGCTAGTTTCGGGATTAAAAACAGCCTTTTGGCCTGGTCGGATGGAGCAAATTTCTACGAAGCCTAGGATTATAATAGACGGGGCACATAATCCCCATGCGATAAAAGAATTTGTAAAAACTCTCCAAACAGAATTTTCAAAGGGGACCAATTATATTTTATTTTCGGCGCTTACAACTAAAAATATCAATGAAATGCTAAATCAGATTCAGCAAATTCCTAATAGTCAACTTGCCATAACTACCTTTGAATATCCTCGGGCTTTAAAACAAGAGGATTGTGGTCAGTTTCATTTGACGTATTATCCTGACTGGCAAGATGGAATACAGGAGCTGATAGTAAAAATGCAACCAGAAGATACGCTATTTATTACGGGTTCTCTTTATTTTATCTCTCAAGTTCGAACGTCTTTTTTTAAAGATACTAAAGAGTTGATTAGCCCAAAAGTAGCTTTATTAGCGTATTGATTTTTTAGTCAGGACTAAGGATAGATTTTTCTAAGAGAGTGTATGAAAAAATTAGGATATTAAAACAAAACTAAAAAAACTCTTTTTCTTTTTTCGCGTCACTTTGGCTGGGAAAACAAGAAAAAGAGTTTTTTTTATTCGTCTTAGCGTGTAATGTCTAAAAATAAACGTAATGCGTTATCTGGATTTTCACTATCTGAAATAAAGTATTGAATTTCAGCAAAGGCGCCACCGGAAGCACGCTTGTGTCCGCCACCGTTAAAGTAACGTGCAGCAAGTAAAGACAAGTCGATATCGTCATTGTTGGTACGTAAAGAGACGCCTTTGCCATTTAGCACCAAGCTAAAATCAACTTCTTTTTTTGTTTCCGGATGTTCTAAACGTGCTAATGCATTTCCTAAAACAGAAGTGTATTGTTCGCCAAATGTGTAGGCGAAAGTTTTGCCAGCTAAGACACCAAATTGGGCTTTTAGCGTTTTACTACGAACATAATCTGCTTCTTTTTCTTTTAATGCCGCAATAATTTCGCTGTAGTCAGAAAGTAAAGTGAGGCCAGTTGCCATTATGCTTCCCATCAGCTCAATGCGTTTTTCCCAACTGTAGAAATAAAATAGATTGTTGAACTCCGCTGCGGCTTCTTTATAAGCTGCATTTGGATTCAGTTGCCAATCCCAACAGTCATAACAGCGAATAATATCGGCAACATTAGCTAGTCGTTGCCATAATTTATCTTGGAATAGTTCTGTAGGCATTTTCCCAACTAAAACTTTAAATAACACACTCGTAGCGGAATGTTTCAAATTCGTCGTTTCATCTGCCACAATAATTGAAGCATTTTCCGGATAGTTTTGGTTAACGTGAACAGAGGTGATATGGTGATCAAAAATATGCCAGGTAATTTTATTTTCAGTACAATACGTCGCCAATTGGTCAATTACTTCATCTGATGGGCAAATATCAGTAATGTAAAGCTCAGTTATCGCAGCGTCATTAGTTTTTATAAAGTTTAAAACGTGTTTGTCAATTGTACCGTCTGCGCCAGGTTCAGAATAGCCAACTGGCAAATAATTTTCTGCTACATAGCCCTTTTGTTCTTGCAAAATGGCTTGTAATAACAAAGCGGAGCCCACACCATCTAAGTCTGTATGGGAAAATTGTTTAATTAAAGTTTTTCTATCTTCCATGTTTTGCCTACTTTCTAATTAACGGGTAGTCTTGTTTGTTTTTTCGTATGTTCAGATAAACGCACAGAAATAATAGCAAAATACGTTACTGCTTCTTCTGAAAAACAAATTTTTTCACTACGTTTGGTTTGATCCATGCAACGTAATACTACACCATGAATCATTTATTTAATAGTGACAAGAAAAAAACCACCCGATATTTTCTTTTCGGGTGGTCGTTTTTTTATCCTAAAATTTCATCAATTAAAGATAATTCTGCTGGCGAAAAAATTGTATTTTCCAACGCTTTTAAATTATCTTCCAATTGGCTGACACGAGAGGCTCCGATTAAGACACTAGCAACGGTAGGTTGACGTAAATTCCAGGCCAATGCCATTTCTGCTAAGGTTTGTCCGCGCGTTTTGGCAAGGTCGTTTAATCTTTGGACTTTACTTAATGTTGCTTCAACTTGTTCAGAAGATAAAAAGGGACTGTCAGAACGTTTTGCCCGAGAATCAGCTGGAATACCATTTAAATAGCGATTTGTTAGTAAACCTTGAGCTAGTGGACTAAAGACGATGGCACCTAATCCTTCATCGGCTAAAACATCGGTTAGTCCTTCTTCAATCTTACGATTAAACATGTTGTAAGGTGGCTGATGGATAATAAATGGGGTATGCCATTCTTTAAAAATCTTTGCAATTGCAGCTGTTTCTTCTGGTGAATAATTCGAAACGCCTACGTATAATGCTTTTCCTTGCCTTACTAATAAATCTAGTGCGTGGGCAGTTTCTTCTAACGGCGTATCAGGATCTGGGCGATGATGATAAAAAATATCGAAGTAATCTAAGCCTGTTCGTTTGAGACTTTGATCACAGCTTGCGATGAGATTCTTTTTTGAACCCCATTCGCCATAAGGGCCAGGCCACATGTAATATCCTGCTTTAGAAGAGACAATAATTTCATCGCGATAAGGTGCAAAGTCTTCGGCGAAAATTTTGCCAAAGTTTTTTTCCGCAGAGCCTGCAGGAGGACCGTAATTATTTGCCAAATCAAAGTGGGTGATACCATTATCAAAAGCAGCCTGCATAATTTTGCGTTGGTTAGCCAAAACATCGACATCCCCAAAGTTATGCCAAAAACCTAACGAAATTTCCGGCAATTTTAATCCAGATTTTCCCACTCGTTGATACGTCATTTTTTCATAACGGTGTTCATTAGCGTGATACATGAAAAAACCTCACTTTCTGTTTTCCAAAATACTATTGTTAGGGTTTTCTTTACATAGCATACCACTTAAAGTAGACTTCAAGTAAATACTTTTTTGGAGGAAGTTATGCCAGTCACTACAAAAAAATATAGTATCCAAGAAATCAGTCGGCAATTGGCTATTCCAGCATCGACATTGCGCTATTATGAAAAACAAGGACTCTTGCAAAATGTACATCGTGCTGGCAAACATCGCCTTTACACAACCGAACACATTGATCGACTAGGAGCAATTCAATGTTTTAAAAAAACAGGAATGTCGTTAAAGCAGATTAAAGATTTTTTTTACCACGAGGATGTTACAAAAGATTCAGCTGCACTGGTCTTTTTATTAGAAAATCAATGTGAAGCCGTCAAAAAGCAAATAGCAGAGTTGGAAGAAAATAAAGCACAAGTAGAGCGCAAATTACAATTTTATACTGCTAAAATCACAGCCCAACAAGACTCTTTCGGTTGGACTGATTTTGAAGAAGCTGAAAGAAAAGAGGCTGGGAAATTATGATTTCCCAGCCTCTTTTAGGCGTATCTTTCGAGTTATTTTTATGCCTACGTTACAATAAGTCTAAGAAGAAGCTGGAGCAAAAAGTGCATCAGTTATTTTTTTAAAATAGAAAGGTGGGAATATATGGGGTCATTATGGCAAACATTTAGCGAACGAAAGGGCGAATTAATTTCAGCATTAGTTGAACACATTAGTATTTCACTTGTTGCATTATTATTTGCAATGTTGATTGCAATCCCGTTAGCCATTTGGTTAGTTAAATATAAAAAATTAGCAGAGATTATGCTACAAATTACAGGAGTTTTACAAACGATTCCTTCGTTAGCTCTTTTGGGGCTACTAATTCCCCTAGTGGGTATAGGCACCGTACCGGCAATTATCGCACTCGTTATTTACGCGCTATTACCAATTTTTCAAAGTACTTACATCGGGTTAAGTGAGATTGACCCTTCACTAGAAGAAGCCGCAGATGCCTTTGGGATGAGCCGTTTTCGCAAGTTGCGAAAAGTGGAGTTGCCCATTGCACTACCTGTTATTATTTCTGGGATTCGGACGGCATTGGTTTTAATCATTGGGACAGCCACACTTGCGGCGTTAATCGGTGCAGGTGGTTTAGGTACTTTTATCTTGCTGGGAATTGATCGTAATGATACCAGTTTAATCATCATTGGTGCTGTGAGCTCAGCCTTATTAGCGATTATTTTTAGTACGGCTATTCGTCTGCTTCAAAAAGTCCGCCCTCGTGTCATTGTGACTAGTTTAGTAGCGTTGTTTCTAGTAATTGGTGGTATTGGCTTATCACAGTCGTCATTATTCCAACCTGAAACTATAACGATTGCTGGTAAATTAGGAGCAGAACCTGAAATCTTAATTAATATGTACAAAGAGTTAATTGAACAAGATAGTGACGTCAATGTGGAATTAAAGCCCAATTTTGGTAAAACAACTTTTCTATTTAGCGCGTTAAAAAATGATCAAATTGACATTTATCCTGAGTTTACCGGGACAGTATTAGAATCTTTAGTAAAAGTGCCAAAAAAAGATGCCGGACAGCATTCAGCAGCTCAAACTTATACATTGGCCAAAGACTTATTACTTCAGCAAGAACAGCTGGCATTTTTACCTCCGATGGCGTATCAAAATACGTACGCACTCGCAGTGAAAAAAACATTTGCAAAAGAACATGGGTTAAAAACCATCAGTGATTTGAAAAAAATTGAAAATCAGGTTCATGCTGGTTTTACACTGGAATTTAATGATCGTAATGATGGAAATAAGGGCTTAAAACAATTGTACCAACTCAATTTAAAAGTTAGTCAAATGGAGCCCGCCCTACGTTACACGGCGATTAATAATGGGGATGTGAATGTGATTGATGCCTATTCGACGGATAGTGAGATCAAGCAATACGACTTAATCACACTACAAGATGATCAACAGCTATTTCCACCTTATCAAGGTGCACCGCTGATGCGACAAGCGTTTGCAACAAAACATCCAGAAATTGTCAAAAGCTTAAATCAATTAAAAGATAAGATTACAGAAGATGAAATGGTCGCTATGAACTATGCTGTCAATGTAGAAGGACAAAAACCGGCCACAGTTGCACGCGAATACCTGCAACAAAAAGGTCTTTTAGGAGGTGAGGATAAATGAGTGAGTTAGTTGTTTTTGACCATGTTGGTAAAAAATTTGGTGAAAGTACAGCGCTAGAAGATGTCTCTTTTAGTATTAAAACGGGTGAAATTTTTGTCCTCGTCGGTTCATCTGGCAGTGGTAAGACCACTTCTTTAAAAATGATCAACGCATTGCATATACCTACTAGCGGAGATATTTATTTTAAAAATAAGAAGATTAAAGATTATGATCCACAGAAACTTCGTTGGCAGATTGGGTATGTTTTGCAACAAATCGCCTTATTTCCAACTATGACTGTTTTAGAAAATATAGAAATTATTCCTGAAATGCTTGGTTGGAGCAAGGAAAAACGGAAAGAAAGAGCGTTTGAATTATTGCGTGCAGTGGAGTTGGATCCTCAAGTATATGCTGACCGTATGCCAAGTGAATTATCTGGCGGGGAACAACAGCGTGTAGGTATCTTGCGTGCCTTAGCTGCTAAACCAGATGTTATGCTAATGGATGAACCGTTTAGTGCGCTAGATCCAATTTCAAGAGAGCAATTACAAAATCTTGTTTTGACCCTTCATAAAGATTTACAAAATACGATTGTTTTTGTGACGCACGACATGAAAGAAGCCGTTAAATTGGGTGATCGTATTGCTGTCATGAAAGAAGGGCATTTAATTCAATGTGATACTCCAGCAGAAATTGCGGCACATCCTGCCAATGAATTTGTGGCAGAATTCTTTAAAGGAACAGATATTACCTGGCAACCGTTACAAGCTCAATTAGCAGCAGTAGTGTTAGCAGGATTTTACACAGAAGATACCACTTCAGATTATCCGACACTTACACTTCAGCAGACAGTGCAAGAAAGTCTGCCATTACTAGCTAAAAATAATTTTCGTGTAGCAACCGACAAAATTTTAACTGCGGCTAATTTATTGAGTTTTTTAGCAGCAAGTCAAGAAGAATAAAGATAGAGGTAATGGAGGGAAAAATATGGCAGAGTATGATGTGGCAATTTTAGGTGCAGGTCCAGCTTGTTTATCATTGGCTTTTGATTTAAAAGCAGCAGGAAAAACTGTTGCTGTAGTAGAAGAGAATTTATTTGGCGGGACGTGTCCAAATGCAGGATGCGACCCAAAGAAAATTTTATTTGCCGCAGAACAAGCCCGTCAACAAGTAGCGCAATTGGTCGGAAAAGGATTTGCAGCTGATGCAGTCCCCGCAGTTTCATGGCCAGAATTAATGGCTTTTAAAAAGACATACACCGATCCGGTTTCTCCTGAAAGAATCGCGGGTTTTGATGCTAGTGGCATTAAACATTTTCATGGCCATGGACGCCTAATTTCCAATCATGAAATTGTGGTATCCGCTACGTTTGGAACATCAAAAGATGAAAATATAGCTGAAAAACCGCTACAAAAATTAACCGCTAAACAAATCATTCTAGCCACAGGGCAACGGGCACGCTTGCTGGATATTCCAGGTAAAGAACACTTTTTAACCAGTACAGATTTCTTAGCACTGGAAACTTTGCCAGAGAAGATGATTTTTCTTGGTGCAGGTTATATTAGTTTTGAGTTGGCGGCAATTGCGAATGCTTGCGGTGCTAAAGTGACGATTTTACACCATAATGATACCCCTTTAAGAGGCTTTGATTCAGATTTGGCACAACATTTGGTAACTGAACTGGAAAAAAGCGGAATTACGTTTGTCTTTAATGAAGATATTCAGTCGCTTACAAAACAAGAAAATAAAAACTTGCGGGTTACCACCAATAAGTCGGTTTATGAAACGAATGCAGTAATATGTGCAACAGGAAGAATGGCGAATGTAGAAAATTTGGGATTAGAAGAACTAGGAATTGATGCAAGTAGTCGTGGTATTAGTGTAGATGAGCGTTTGCAAACGAGTCAAAAAAATATTTTTGCTATGGGTGACTGTATTGCCAAAAAGGAACCTAAAATGACACCAGTGGCAGGTTTTGAAGGACGTTATTTGAGTCAATTCTTACTAGGTAAAACAAAAGCTGCGATTCGCTATCCTAAAGTACCCACTTCCGTTTTTACGTTGCCTACATTAGCACAAGTTGGTGTGACCAGCAGTGAGGCAAAAGAAAATCCCGATATGTATACAACGGAATGGTTTGATATGCATGAGTGGTATAACTATTTTCGTACTAATGATCCAGTAGCTTTAGCTAAAATTATTTATGCCAAAGATAGTGGCGAAATTGTTGGGGCAGCGACTTTAAATCAAAAAGCAGATGAGTGGATCAATTTAATGACCTTCGTTATCAATTTAGGTATTAAAAAAGAACAACTGCAAAATATTATTATGGCGTATCCTTCTGTGGGTAGTGATTTGCAGTATTATTAAAAAATAAATCTCAACGAGAAGTGTGCCACAAAAAAGTGGCATACTTTTTTGTGAAGATAAATAATGTAAATAAAAAAATATAGATTGTGAAATTTAGCTTGTTCTATTGAATGTTTTAGCTAGGGTGGATTATTTCTGTTAAAATTTTCAAAGGTCTTTTCTCTATGGTAAAATAACAAGGTAGATTGTTTACATATAGTTGGAAATTTTTTATCACAAAATCTTTGTGAATTTTAAAAGAGAATGTTTGGGGGGAGAAGCATGTATCAAATCGTAACAGATTCTTGTTGTGATATTCCGTTTCAGTTTTTGGATGAAGC
The genomic region above belongs to Enterococcus saigonensis and contains:
- a CDS encoding dihydrolipoyl dehydrogenase family protein, whose protein sequence is MAEYDVAILGAGPACLSLAFDLKAAGKTVAVVEENLFGGTCPNAGCDPKKILFAAEQARQQVAQLVGKGFAADAVPAVSWPELMAFKKTYTDPVSPERIAGFDASGIKHFHGHGRLISNHEIVVSATFGTSKDENIAEKPLQKLTAKQIILATGQRARLLDIPGKEHFLTSTDFLALETLPEKMIFLGAGYISFELAAIANACGAKVTILHHNDTPLRGFDSDLAQHLVTELEKSGITFVFNEDIQSLTKQENKNLRVTTNKSVYETNAVICATGRMANVENLGLEELGIDASSRGISVDERLQTSQKNIFAMGDCIAKKEPKMTPVAGFEGRYLSQFLLGKTKAAIRYPKVPTSVFTLPTLAQVGVTSSEAKENPDMYTTEWFDMHEWYNYFRTNDPVALAKIIYAKDSGEIVGAATLNQKADEWINLMTFVINLGIKKEQLQNIIMAYPSVGSDLQYY
- a CDS encoding MerR family transcriptional regulator; translation: MPVTTKKYSIQEISRQLAIPASTLRYYEKQGLLQNVHRAGKHRLYTTEHIDRLGAIQCFKKTGMSLKQIKDFFYHEDVTKDSAALVFLLENQCEAVKKQIAELEENKAQVERKLQFYTAKITAQQDSFGWTDFEEAERKEAGKL
- a CDS encoding ABC transporter ATP-binding protein: MSELVVFDHVGKKFGESTALEDVSFSIKTGEIFVLVGSSGSGKTTSLKMINALHIPTSGDIYFKNKKIKDYDPQKLRWQIGYVLQQIALFPTMTVLENIEIIPEMLGWSKEKRKERAFELLRAVELDPQVYADRMPSELSGGEQQRVGILRALAAKPDVMLMDEPFSALDPISREQLQNLVLTLHKDLQNTIVFVTHDMKEAVKLGDRIAVMKEGHLIQCDTPAEIAAHPANEFVAEFFKGTDITWQPLQAQLAAVVLAGFYTEDTTSDYPTLTLQQTVQESLPLLAKNNFRVATDKILTAANLLSFLAASQEE
- a CDS encoding aldo/keto reductase, whose translation is MYHANEHRYEKMTYQRVGKSGLKLPEISLGFWHNFGDVDVLANQRKIMQAAFDNGITHFDLANNYGPPAGSAEKNFGKIFAEDFAPYRDEIIVSSKAGYYMWPGPYGEWGSKKNLIASCDQSLKRTGLDYFDIFYHHRPDPDTPLEETAHALDLLVRQGKALYVGVSNYSPEETAAIAKIFKEWHTPFIIHQPPYNMFNRKIEEGLTDVLADEGLGAIVFSPLAQGLLTNRYLNGIPADSRAKRSDSPFLSSEQVEATLSKVQRLNDLAKTRGQTLAEMALAWNLRQPTVASVLIGASRVSQLEDNLKALENTIFSPAELSLIDEILG
- a CDS encoding ABC transporter permease/substrate-binding protein, coding for MGSLWQTFSERKGELISALVEHISISLVALLFAMLIAIPLAIWLVKYKKLAEIMLQITGVLQTIPSLALLGLLIPLVGIGTVPAIIALVIYALLPIFQSTYIGLSEIDPSLEEAADAFGMSRFRKLRKVELPIALPVIISGIRTALVLIIGTATLAALIGAGGLGTFILLGIDRNDTSLIIIGAVSSALLAIIFSTAIRLLQKVRPRVIVTSLVALFLVIGGIGLSQSSLFQPETITIAGKLGAEPEILINMYKELIEQDSDVNVELKPNFGKTTFLFSALKNDQIDIYPEFTGTVLESLVKVPKKDAGQHSAAQTYTLAKDLLLQQEQLAFLPPMAYQNTYALAVKKTFAKEHGLKTISDLKKIENQVHAGFTLEFNDRNDGNKGLKQLYQLNLKVSQMEPALRYTAINNGDVNVIDAYSTDSEIKQYDLITLQDDQQLFPPYQGAPLMRQAFATKHPEIVKSLNQLKDKITEDEMVAMNYAVNVEGQKPATVAREYLQQKGLLGGEDK
- a CDS encoding DHH family phosphoesterase translates to MEDRKTLIKQFSHTDLDGVGSALLLQAILQEQKGYVAENYLPVGYSEPGADGTIDKHVLNFIKTNDAAITELYITDICPSDEVIDQLATYCTENKITWHIFDHHITSVHVNQNYPENASIIVADETTNLKHSATSVLFKVLVGKMPTELFQDKLWQRLANVADIIRCYDCWDWQLNPNAAYKEAAAEFNNLFYFYSWEKRIELMGSIMATGLTLLSDYSEIIAALKEKEADYVRSKTLKAQFGVLAGKTFAYTFGEQYTSVLGNALARLEHPETKKEVDFSLVLNGKGVSLRTNNDDIDLSLLAARYFNGGGHKRASGGAFAEIQYFISDSENPDNALRLFLDITR